The proteins below are encoded in one region of Amycolatopsis magusensis:
- a CDS encoding ATP-binding protein, with translation MKPEIQRPPAERRHAAELARLREHDHDPRPPGWALSLRAARRFIIGDEQSGIRRKFVGDPSLVDRALVALATNRGLLLLGRPGTAKSLLSELIAAAISEDSTLTVQGGAATTEDQIKYSWNYAMLVAEGPSPRSLVPAPMLRGMREGRIVRFEELTRCPLEVQDCLLSLLSERVLAIPELTGEHGMAFAEQGFNVVATANTDDRGVNEMSTALKRRFTFETVFPIADFATELELVRAESAELLNQSGVGTPPDRDVLEVLVTTFRELREGTTADGRSMERLSAALSTAEAVSVAHAVGVRGWYLRGAPGTPADLVECLAGTAVKDSEHDLARLRRYLEQQVPRKHGACWRALHEARDRLPG, from the coding sequence ATGAAACCCGAGATCCAGCGCCCGCCCGCCGAACGCCGCCACGCCGCCGAACTGGCGCGCCTGCGCGAACACGACCACGATCCGCGCCCACCCGGCTGGGCGCTGAGCCTGCGTGCCGCCCGCCGGTTCATCATCGGTGACGAACAGTCGGGCATCCGGCGCAAGTTCGTCGGCGATCCCTCGCTGGTGGACCGCGCGCTGGTGGCGCTGGCCACCAACCGCGGCCTCCTGCTGCTCGGCCGTCCCGGCACGGCGAAATCCCTGCTGTCGGAACTGATCGCGGCCGCGATCAGCGAGGATTCCACGCTCACCGTGCAGGGCGGCGCGGCCACCACCGAGGACCAGATCAAGTACTCGTGGAACTACGCGATGCTGGTCGCCGAAGGCCCGTCGCCCCGGTCCCTGGTCCCGGCGCCCATGCTGCGCGGCATGCGCGAAGGCCGCATCGTGCGCTTCGAGGAGCTCACCCGGTGCCCGCTGGAAGTGCAGGACTGCCTGCTTTCCCTGCTGTCCGAACGGGTACTGGCGATCCCGGAGCTGACCGGTGAGCACGGCATGGCCTTCGCCGAGCAGGGTTTCAACGTCGTCGCCACGGCCAACACCGACGACCGCGGGGTCAACGAGATGAGCACCGCACTCAAACGGCGGTTCACCTTCGAGACCGTGTTCCCGATCGCCGACTTCGCCACCGAACTGGAGCTGGTCCGCGCCGAGTCGGCCGAGCTGCTCAACCAGTCCGGGGTCGGCACCCCACCGGATCGCGACGTGCTGGAGGTGCTGGTCACCACCTTCCGCGAGCTGCGCGAAGGCACCACAGCCGACGGCCGCTCGATGGAACGGCTGTCCGCCGCGCTGAGCACCGCCGAGGCGGTTTCGGTGGCGCATGCGGTCGGCGTGCGCGGCTGGTACCTGCGTGGTGCTCCCGGCACCCCGGCGGACCTGGTCGAATGCCTCGCCGGCACCGCGGTCAAGGACAGCGAGCACGATCTCGCCCGGCTCCGCCGCTACCTCGAACAACAGGTCCCTCGCAAGCACGGCGCGTGCTGGCGCGCCCTGCACGAGGCTCGCGATCGGCTGCCCGGCTGA
- a CDS encoding DUF5682 family protein, translated as MPATFIGVRHHSPACARLTTALIERLRPAYVLVEGPVELNDRLDELLLGHELPIAIFSHYRDGPRSLASWSPFCEYSPEWAALTTGRAVGAQVRFIDLPAWHPALAARRNRYTDAEERYAEAVSRLCSTFAVDDVDSLWDHLFEIAPPDGLPERLAAYFDLLRGESTVAEDDAARERYMASWVRAAVADAGPEPVVVVTGGFHRPALERLAASGSASWPEVPPLPDGALGESFLVPYSFARLDAFTGYQSGMPSPEYYQRLWESGPGPAADSLIDTVLTRLRARGLPASTADLVTAYALAAGLANLRGHPRPARADILDALASALITDDLDQRHPWRTHGPLRPGVHPVVAEMVAALTGDRTGRLHPDTPAPPLVRAVTLELAELGLDRDGSAYLDLAHDGQHSRLLHRLRVLDIPGFERHSGPASGGDPSRSELWRLTGTELRLPMLIEAGAHGSTPADAAAAVLADRAAKANIGELAELLFDAVVCGVADLAERVVEEIRSGISAAHDLGALGRVLAGALGLWRHDDLWNTSGSASLAGVLAAAVPRILWLAEGVRGGPAPADPARLNAMVALRDTVRYAAPVLDLHPEVVLAACRRIAADAGAPPDLRGAAFGLAWSSGAPCDPTRAIHGNPSTLGDWLAGLFALAREELLAEDHGVLTVLDDLISGMGETDFLIALPALRHAFAYFPPHEREALARTLLTHHNLNGSARSLIRPHTNPLTTAKSLTTESTVDHVLQEEGLC; from the coding sequence ATGCCCGCCACCTTCATCGGCGTCCGGCACCACAGCCCGGCGTGCGCGCGGCTGACCACGGCCCTGATCGAGCGACTGCGCCCGGCGTACGTGCTCGTCGAAGGGCCGGTCGAGCTGAACGACCGGCTGGACGAACTGCTGCTCGGCCACGAACTGCCCATCGCGATCTTCAGCCACTACCGCGACGGGCCGCGTTCGCTGGCCTCCTGGAGCCCGTTCTGCGAGTACTCGCCGGAATGGGCCGCGCTCACCACCGGCCGCGCGGTCGGCGCGCAGGTGCGGTTCATCGACCTGCCCGCCTGGCACCCCGCGCTGGCCGCGCGCCGCAACCGCTACACCGACGCGGAGGAGAGGTACGCCGAGGCCGTGTCCCGCCTCTGCTCCACCTTCGCCGTGGACGACGTGGATTCCCTGTGGGACCACCTCTTCGAGATCGCACCGCCGGACGGGCTGCCGGAGCGGCTGGCCGCCTACTTCGACCTGCTGCGCGGGGAATCCACCGTCGCTGAGGACGACGCTGCCCGCGAACGCTACATGGCTTCCTGGGTGCGCGCGGCGGTCGCCGATGCCGGACCGGAGCCGGTCGTGGTGGTCACCGGCGGCTTTCACCGCCCAGCCCTCGAACGACTGGCCGCGAGTGGGTCGGCCAGCTGGCCCGAAGTGCCACCACTGCCCGACGGCGCGCTCGGCGAGAGCTTCCTGGTGCCCTACTCGTTCGCCCGGCTGGACGCGTTCACCGGCTACCAGTCCGGCATGCCCTCGCCCGAGTACTACCAGCGGCTGTGGGAAAGCGGCCCCGGCCCGGCGGCGGACAGCCTGATCGACACCGTGCTGACCAGGCTCCGTGCCCGAGGCCTTCCCGCGTCGACCGCCGACCTGGTGACCGCTTACGCACTGGCCGCCGGGCTGGCGAACCTGCGTGGCCACCCCCGCCCCGCCCGGGCCGACATCCTCGACGCACTCGCGAGCGCACTGATCACCGACGACCTGGACCAGCGGCACCCGTGGCGCACCCACGGCCCGCTGCGACCCGGCGTGCATCCGGTGGTGGCCGAGATGGTCGCCGCGCTCACCGGCGACCGCACCGGCCGCCTGCATCCGGACACCCCGGCCCCGCCACTGGTCCGCGCGGTCACCCTCGAACTCGCCGAACTGGGGCTCGACCGCGACGGTTCGGCCTATCTCGACCTGGCCCACGACGGACAACACAGCCGGTTGCTGCACCGCTTGCGCGTACTGGACATCCCCGGATTCGAGCGCCACTCCGGCCCGGCGTCCGGAGGCGATCCGAGCAGGTCCGAACTCTGGCGGCTGACCGGCACCGAACTGCGCCTGCCCATGCTGATCGAGGCCGGTGCCCACGGCAGCACCCCGGCGGACGCCGCAGCCGCCGTGCTCGCCGATCGCGCTGCCAAGGCGAACATCGGCGAGCTGGCCGAGCTGCTGTTCGACGCGGTGGTGTGCGGCGTCGCCGACCTGGCGGAACGGGTCGTCGAGGAAATCCGGTCCGGCATCTCCGCCGCGCACGACCTCGGGGCACTGGGCCGGGTCCTGGCCGGCGCACTCGGCCTGTGGCGGCACGACGACCTCTGGAACACCTCGGGCAGCGCCTCGCTCGCAGGGGTGTTGGCCGCCGCCGTGCCCAGAATCCTGTGGCTGGCCGAAGGCGTCCGCGGTGGCCCGGCACCCGCCGACCCCGCCCGGCTCAACGCGATGGTGGCCCTACGCGACACCGTGCGCTACGCCGCCCCGGTGCTCGACCTGCATCCCGAGGTCGTACTCGCCGCCTGCCGCCGCATCGCCGCCGATGCGGGCGCCCCACCCGACCTCCGAGGCGCCGCCTTCGGCCTGGCGTGGTCCTCGGGCGCCCCCTGCGACCCCACCCGCGCCATCCACGGCAACCCGTCCACCCTCGGCGACTGGCTGGCCGGCCTGTTCGCGCTCGCCAGGGAAGAGCTGCTCGCCGAGGACCACGGCGTACTCACCGTGCTGGACGACCTGATCTCCGGCATGGGCGAGACCGACTTCCTGATCGCCTTACCCGCCTTGCGACACGCCTTCGCCTACTTCCCACCCCACGAACGCGAAGCCCTGGCCCGCACCCTGCTGACCCACCACAACCTCAACGGCTCAGCCCGCTCCCTGATCCGCCCCCACACCAACCCCCTGACCACAGCCAAATCCCTAACCACCGAATCCACAGTGGACCACGTCCTCCAAGAGGAGGGCCTGTGCTAA
- a CDS encoding ABC transporter permease, with protein MTVADHGSRWLLADSWTLTQRGFAHWARNPGPIVFGLLFNVLIVLMFAYLFGGAMQVPGGGDYREFLMPGMFVMTMLFGVGMTAAAVLADVERGVTDRFRAMPMASGSVLVGRAVADLVLAAVTLVVMVLAGLAIGWSVHGSAVDTVTAFALVLLLRFALIWVGVYIGLTLRGPEAMTGVQTLEFPVGFLSSAFVSPDTMPGWLGAIAEWNPLSATSTAIRDLFGNPGVTGDSWVVRHATEMALVWPLMLLAVFLPLSVRAYRRLSR; from the coding sequence ATGACCGTCGCCGACCACGGCTCCCGCTGGCTGCTCGCCGACAGCTGGACCCTCACGCAGCGCGGCTTCGCGCACTGGGCCCGCAACCCCGGGCCGATCGTCTTCGGCCTGCTGTTCAACGTGCTGATCGTGCTGATGTTCGCCTACCTGTTCGGCGGCGCCATGCAGGTCCCCGGTGGCGGCGACTACCGCGAGTTCCTGATGCCGGGCATGTTCGTGATGACCATGCTCTTCGGCGTCGGGATGACCGCCGCCGCGGTGCTCGCCGACGTCGAACGCGGGGTCACCGACCGCTTCCGCGCGATGCCGATGGCCTCGGGTTCGGTGCTGGTCGGCCGGGCCGTCGCGGACCTGGTGCTGGCGGCGGTCACGCTGGTGGTGATGGTGCTGGCGGGCCTGGCCATCGGCTGGTCGGTGCACGGTTCGGCAGTCGACACGGTGACCGCGTTCGCGCTGGTCCTGTTGCTGCGCTTCGCGTTGATCTGGGTGGGTGTTTACATCGGACTCACATTGCGCGGCCCGGAGGCGATGACCGGCGTGCAGACGCTGGAATTCCCGGTCGGTTTCCTCTCCAGCGCGTTCGTCTCCCCGGACACCATGCCCGGCTGGCTGGGCGCGATCGCCGAGTGGAACCCGCTTTCGGCCACCTCGACCGCGATCCGCGACCTGTTCGGCAATCCCGGCGTGACCGGGGATTCGTGGGTGGTCCGGCACGCCACCGAAATGGCGCTGGTCTGGCCGCTGATGCTGCTCGCGGTGTTCCTGCCGCTGTCGGTGCGTGCCTACCGTCGGCTCAGCCGCTAG
- a CDS encoding ATP-binding cassette domain-containing protein: protein MSSQEVAVQADGLRKRYGDKRALDGFDLRVPRGSVCGLLGPNGAGKTTSVRILATLVRLDEGRARVGGFDVATEPHRVRRTIGLVGQHAAVDEVLSGYQNLVMFARLHHLEKRAARRRATELLGRFGLADTGNKPVKAYSGGMRRRLDLAASMILAPAVLFLDEPTVGLDPRGRNEVWEAVRELVADGTTVLLTTQYLDEADQLADRIAVIDHGRVIAEGSPAELKSRIGGDRIDVVPHDAADLAKAAEALRTVVGGEPDVDGDTRRISVRVAGHAAALPGVVRALDDAGVRLDDLALRLPTLDEVFLQLTEARV, encoded by the coding sequence ATGAGTTCACAAGAAGTCGCCGTCCAGGCTGACGGGTTGCGCAAGAGGTACGGGGACAAGCGCGCCCTCGACGGCTTCGACCTGCGCGTTCCCCGTGGATCGGTGTGCGGGTTGCTCGGTCCCAACGGCGCGGGCAAGACCACGTCGGTGCGCATCCTCGCGACCCTCGTCCGCCTGGACGAGGGGCGGGCGCGCGTCGGTGGGTTCGATGTGGCGACCGAGCCACATCGCGTGCGCCGCACCATTGGGCTCGTCGGGCAGCACGCGGCCGTGGACGAGGTGCTCAGCGGCTACCAGAACCTGGTCATGTTCGCCCGCCTCCACCACCTCGAGAAGCGCGCGGCCCGCCGGCGTGCGACCGAGTTGCTGGGTCGCTTCGGGCTTGCCGACACGGGGAACAAGCCGGTCAAGGCCTACTCCGGGGGCATGCGGCGTCGCCTGGATCTCGCGGCGAGCATGATTCTCGCCCCGGCGGTGCTCTTCCTCGACGAACCGACCGTCGGCCTGGATCCGCGTGGGCGCAACGAGGTGTGGGAGGCGGTGCGCGAGCTGGTCGCCGACGGCACGACCGTGCTGCTCACCACCCAGTACCTCGACGAGGCGGACCAGCTCGCCGATCGCATCGCGGTGATCGACCACGGCCGCGTCATCGCCGAGGGGAGTCCCGCCGAGCTGAAGTCGCGGATCGGCGGTGATCGGATCGACGTCGTGCCGCACGACGCGGCTGATCTCGCCAAGGCCGCCGAGGCGCTGAGGACCGTGGTCGGTGGCGAACCGGATGTTGACGGTGACACCCGCCGGATCAGCGTCCGCGTCGCCGGGCACGCCGCCGCGCTGCCCGGCGTGGTGCGCGCGCTGGACGACGCCGGCGTCCGGCTCGACGACCTCGCGCTGCGCCTGCCCACGCTCGACGAAGTGTTCCTGCAACTCACGGAGGCCCGCGTATGA
- a CDS encoding TetR/AcrR family transcriptional regulator, whose amino-acid sequence MRRNQARREALVDATIEVLAREGARGLTFRAVDAEAGVPVGTASNYFANRDDLLTQAGQRIHLRLGPEAEELEQIMRAPRDRELVNRLMHDILRRLTDGRSNYLALLELRLEATRRPELQATLTETLKANLAQNIDFHLEAGLPGDRDTVLLLYLAMTGLVVEHLTLPEVLAPFPLDEVIDTLVARVTPAGTGRAVAKPAGDPR is encoded by the coding sequence ATGCGCCGCAACCAAGCCAGGCGGGAAGCGCTGGTCGACGCGACCATCGAGGTGCTCGCGCGGGAGGGTGCCCGTGGGCTGACCTTCCGCGCCGTGGACGCCGAGGCCGGGGTGCCGGTCGGCACCGCGTCCAACTACTTCGCCAATCGCGACGACCTGCTCACCCAGGCCGGGCAGCGCATCCACCTGCGACTCGGGCCCGAAGCCGAGGAACTCGAGCAGATCATGCGCGCTCCACGCGATCGGGAGCTGGTGAACCGCCTGATGCACGACATCCTGCGGCGGCTGACCGACGGGCGCAGCAACTACCTCGCCCTCCTCGAACTCCGCCTCGAAGCCACCCGGCGCCCCGAGCTGCAGGCCACGCTCACCGAAACCCTCAAGGCGAACCTCGCCCAGAACATCGACTTCCACCTCGAAGCCGGCCTCCCCGGCGACCGCGACACCGTCCTGCTGCTCTACCTGGCGATGACCGGCCTGGTGGTGGAGCACCTGACCCTGCCGGAGGTGCTCGCCCCCTTTCCCCTCGACGAGGTCATCGACACCCTGGTCGCCCGCGTGACCCCTGCAGGAACCGGCCGGGCGGTGGCCAAGCCCGCCGGCGACCCGCGATAG
- a CDS encoding DUF4132 domain-containing protein: MHLTDHHPTSPATAENPDHSEEILVHPPHWLRLIHPRRGGAQGPPLHPGRQALAELEPLLPHFRGAVDHHLGEPAPAKAALAFLGGEPTPLGAAALAAMAAVKLGPAPKKAAAERFSALADLWLLDHGYAFAAEAACRLPLLSAGWESISFHVREHTPEPLSSGLLADPLLYRLRAHLAEASEVDYQTAVAALSRQRHTLGQRRIAAFLAPGETAWVDAFVPEALDLGHRAPAETLLCMLGTGPQLEAVRDTDALAWALRNPRVIPTLVDGVGVDAVPALAEWATYYGAEPAKRIADALAALPADEAFESLLDLADQRPAREALPAAMRRFPVRALRVLARRCPGSSRPARFAARLLTARVLTDPEGVDAALPALDPQARAMIETIRANHRPLPEAPAEALPRLLTAPPWTRPRALTERVILDDLEPGDPLVAWAPGEREAWRAEKTWAFRQPNALPKAVEQLRSGVLDAHLTGQLLAHGPEDVGQELLARWYPTDLWFAESWLPPALARYELDALPLALHVARMTPQATGLFLLPFTSPEVAELMADWLARLKGSAREVAMDWLARHRSTAACLLIPLALGEPGRLRSAAEAALLTLDPSTVDEAAREHGCEATAAIGKLLATDPLDVLPARIPDLPDWAEPAALPQILLRGGEFALPASSVRHFLTMLAMSRPDEPYAGVRQVVDFTDPASLARFGWELFEAWQAAGAPSSHGWPLTALGWLGDDKVARELARVIRAWPGEGGHSRAVLGLDVLAALGTGTALMHLHAISRKVKFRALKLRAADKILEVATGLGLSIDQLADRLVPDFGLSADGKLRLDYGPRQFFVGFDEQLKPFVTDVNGKRRRELPKPGVRDDPDLAPAARERFATLKKDVRTVAGDQVRRLEQAMIHGRKWTVEEFRLLFVDHPVLWHIGRRLVWLAETEGTRAFRIAEDRTFADLEDNQLTLAERDAVRIAHPLHLGESVAAWAEVFADYEILQPFRQLGREVHKLTADERAKNRLDRFSDRTVPAGKLFGLARYGWERPVPRDNGVQPWLFRSLHGTRAVVISLEPGIVAGQLDEFPEQRITAVWLTDSQEGERYFRETGLRFGDLDPVLTSEVLAELTELVEPVR; this comes from the coding sequence ATGCACCTGACCGACCACCACCCCACCAGCCCAGCCACCGCCGAAAACCCTGACCACAGCGAGGAAATCCTCGTCCACCCGCCGCACTGGCTCCGGCTGATCCACCCGCGCCGCGGCGGTGCGCAGGGCCCGCCACTGCACCCCGGCAGACAGGCGCTCGCCGAGTTGGAACCACTCCTGCCGCACTTCCGCGGCGCGGTGGACCACCACCTCGGCGAGCCCGCCCCCGCCAAGGCCGCGCTGGCCTTCCTCGGCGGTGAACCCACCCCGCTGGGGGCCGCCGCGCTGGCCGCCATGGCCGCGGTGAAACTCGGCCCGGCGCCGAAAAAGGCCGCCGCCGAACGGTTCTCCGCCCTCGCCGACCTCTGGCTGCTCGACCACGGCTACGCCTTCGCCGCCGAGGCCGCCTGTCGCTTGCCGTTGCTGAGCGCGGGCTGGGAATCGATCAGTTTCCACGTCCGCGAGCACACGCCGGAGCCGCTGAGCAGCGGTCTGCTCGCCGATCCGTTGCTGTACCGCCTGCGTGCGCACCTCGCCGAAGCGTCCGAAGTGGACTACCAGACCGCCGTCGCCGCCCTGTCCCGGCAACGGCACACACTGGGACAACGCCGAATAGCCGCATTCCTCGCGCCCGGCGAAACGGCCTGGGTGGACGCTTTCGTCCCCGAAGCACTGGATCTCGGCCATCGCGCCCCGGCCGAGACGCTGCTGTGCATGCTGGGCACCGGTCCGCAACTGGAAGCCGTGCGCGACACCGACGCTTTGGCCTGGGCTCTCCGCAATCCCCGCGTGATCCCGACCCTGGTCGACGGTGTCGGCGTCGACGCGGTCCCCGCGCTGGCCGAATGGGCGACGTACTACGGCGCCGAACCAGCGAAGCGGATCGCCGACGCGCTGGCCGCACTCCCCGCCGACGAAGCCTTCGAAAGCCTGCTCGACCTGGCCGATCAGCGTCCGGCGCGTGAAGCGCTGCCCGCCGCCATGCGCCGATTCCCGGTGCGCGCCCTCCGGGTGCTCGCCCGGCGCTGCCCCGGCAGTTCGAGACCGGCCCGGTTCGCCGCCCGCCTGCTGACCGCACGGGTACTGACGGACCCCGAAGGCGTCGATGCCGCCTTGCCCGCACTCGATCCCCAGGCCAGGGCCATGATCGAGACCATCCGCGCGAACCACCGCCCGCTGCCGGAGGCGCCGGCCGAAGCCCTGCCCCGACTACTCACCGCGCCACCGTGGACGAGGCCCCGCGCGCTCACCGAACGGGTGATTCTCGACGATCTCGAGCCCGGCGATCCGCTGGTGGCCTGGGCACCCGGAGAACGCGAAGCCTGGCGTGCCGAGAAAACCTGGGCTTTCCGCCAGCCGAACGCACTGCCGAAAGCCGTCGAGCAACTGCGGTCCGGTGTGCTGGACGCCCACCTGACCGGCCAGCTGCTCGCCCACGGCCCGGAAGACGTGGGCCAGGAGCTGCTCGCGCGGTGGTACCCCACCGATCTCTGGTTCGCCGAATCCTGGTTGCCGCCCGCGCTGGCCCGTTACGAGCTGGACGCGTTGCCGCTTGCGCTGCACGTGGCCCGGATGACCCCGCAGGCCACGGGCCTGTTCCTGTTGCCGTTCACGAGCCCCGAAGTAGCCGAGTTGATGGCCGACTGGCTGGCCCGTCTCAAGGGTTCCGCCCGCGAAGTCGCGATGGACTGGCTGGCCCGGCACAGGAGCACCGCCGCATGCCTGCTGATCCCGCTCGCGCTGGGCGAACCGGGCAGACTGCGGTCCGCCGCCGAAGCCGCCCTGCTCACCCTCGATCCCTCCACTGTGGACGAAGCCGCGCGCGAGCACGGCTGCGAGGCCACCGCGGCGATCGGCAAGCTGCTCGCCACCGACCCGCTCGACGTGCTCCCCGCCCGCATTCCCGACCTGCCGGACTGGGCGGAACCGGCTGCCCTGCCCCAAATCCTGCTTCGGGGCGGCGAATTCGCGCTGCCCGCGTCCTCGGTCCGCCACTTCCTCACCATGCTGGCGATGTCCCGGCCCGACGAACCGTACGCGGGCGTCCGCCAGGTCGTCGACTTCACCGATCCCGCGTCCTTGGCCCGCTTCGGCTGGGAGCTGTTCGAGGCCTGGCAGGCGGCCGGTGCGCCGAGCTCCCACGGCTGGCCGCTCACCGCACTCGGCTGGCTCGGTGACGACAAGGTCGCCCGCGAACTCGCCAGGGTGATCCGCGCCTGGCCGGGCGAGGGTGGGCACAGCCGGGCGGTGCTCGGCCTGGACGTACTGGCCGCGCTGGGTACCGGCACCGCGTTGATGCACCTGCACGCCATCTCCCGGAAGGTCAAGTTCAGGGCGCTCAAACTGCGGGCCGCGGACAAGATCCTCGAGGTCGCCACCGGCCTCGGCCTGAGCATCGACCAGCTGGCGGACCGCCTGGTGCCCGACTTCGGCCTGTCCGCCGACGGCAAGCTCCGGCTGGACTACGGGCCTCGTCAGTTCTTCGTCGGGTTCGACGAGCAGCTCAAACCCTTCGTCACCGATGTGAACGGCAAACGCCGTCGCGAACTGCCCAAACCCGGCGTCCGCGACGATCCCGACCTGGCGCCCGCCGCCCGCGAGCGGTTCGCCACCTTGAAGAAGGACGTGCGCACGGTCGCCGGCGACCAGGTCCGCCGCCTGGAACAAGCCATGATCCACGGTCGCAAGTGGACAGTGGAGGAGTTCCGCCTGCTGTTCGTCGACCACCCGGTGCTCTGGCACATCGGCCGCCGCCTGGTCTGGCTCGCGGAAACCGAAGGCACACGGGCGTTCCGGATCGCCGAGGACCGCACCTTCGCCGATCTCGAAGACAACCAGCTCACCCTCGCCGAGCGTGATGCCGTCCGCATCGCCCACCCGCTGCACCTCGGTGAATCCGTGGCCGCCTGGGCCGAGGTGTTCGCCGACTACGAGATCCTGCAACCGTTCCGCCAGCTCGGCCGCGAGGTGCACAAGCTGACAGCGGACGAGCGCGCCAAGAACAGGCTGGACCGGTTCTCCGATCGCACCGTGCCCGCCGGCAAGCTGTTCGGCCTCGCCCGCTACGGCTGGGAACGGCCCGTGCCCCGCGACAACGGGGTGCAGCCGTGGCTGTTCCGCTCGCTCCACGGCACCCGTGCCGTGGTCATCAGCCTCGAACCCGGCATCGTGGCCGGTCAGCTCGACGAGTTCCCCGAGCAGCGGATCACCGCGGTCTGGCTGACCGACAGCCAGGAGGGCGAACGGTACTTCCGCGAAACCGGCCTGCGCTTCGGCGACCTCGACCCGGTGCTGACCTCCGAGGTGCTCGCCGAACTCACCGAGCTGGTGGAGCCGGTCCGATGA
- a CDS encoding VWA domain-containing protein, protein MLTLSRWRLILGEPATPHTGPLPTDLAERDTALDWLYGREPELAERGERRGGSGAPVLATVDWLDDIHRLFPRATVERLERDAIERYEIHDVVTDPEVLQRIEPNTTLLRAILRTKHLMHQGVLAQARRIVETVVGELTRKLATEVAQAVSGTRTRRPSRFRQARNFDFHGTIRANLPHYRPETRRIAIESPRFVSRVRRQSERWQLVLLVDQSGSMAGSVLHAAVTAACLWRLPGLSTHLVAFDTELADLTSAVTDPVELLMKVQLGGGTDIARAVTYAASLIDTPRRAIVAVISDFYEGGNEQELIRAVTRLTGQGTQVLGLAALDEDANPAYHRELAQRLANAGARVGAMTPGELAGFVAERIAR, encoded by the coding sequence GTGCTGACCCTGTCCCGCTGGCGCCTGATCCTCGGCGAACCAGCCACTCCCCACACCGGCCCGCTACCCACCGACCTCGCCGAGCGCGACACCGCCCTCGACTGGCTCTACGGCCGCGAACCAGAGCTGGCCGAGCGAGGTGAACGCCGCGGCGGTTCCGGTGCGCCCGTGCTGGCCACAGTGGACTGGCTCGACGACATCCACCGATTGTTCCCGCGCGCCACCGTCGAACGGCTGGAGCGTGACGCGATCGAGCGCTACGAGATTCACGACGTGGTCACCGATCCCGAAGTGCTGCAACGGATCGAGCCCAACACCACCCTCCTGCGCGCGATCCTGCGCACCAAGCACCTGATGCACCAAGGGGTGCTCGCCCAGGCCCGGCGCATCGTCGAAACCGTGGTGGGCGAGCTGACCAGGAAGCTGGCGACCGAGGTCGCCCAGGCGGTTTCCGGCACCAGGACCCGGCGGCCATCCCGGTTTCGCCAGGCCCGCAACTTTGACTTCCACGGCACGATCCGCGCGAACCTCCCGCACTATCGCCCGGAAACCCGCCGCATTGCGATCGAGAGCCCGCGGTTCGTCTCCCGCGTCCGCCGCCAGTCCGAGAGATGGCAACTGGTGCTGCTCGTTGACCAGTCCGGCTCGATGGCCGGTTCGGTCCTCCACGCCGCCGTCACCGCCGCCTGCCTGTGGCGCCTGCCGGGCCTCAGCACGCACCTGGTGGCCTTCGACACCGAACTCGCCGACCTCACTTCGGCGGTGACCGATCCAGTGGAACTGCTGATGAAGGTGCAACTCGGCGGCGGCACCGACATCGCCCGCGCCGTCACCTACGCCGCCTCGCTGATCGACACCCCGCGACGCGCGATCGTCGCGGTGATCAGCGATTTCTACGAAGGCGGCAACGAACAGGAGCTGATCCGCGCGGTGACCAGACTGACCGGCCAGGGCACGCAGGTCCTCGGGCTGGCCGCGCTGGACGAGGACGCGAATCCGGCCTACCACCGCGAACTCGCCCAGCGGCTGGCCAACGCCGGCGCCAGGGTCGGCGCGATGACACCGGGTGAGCTGGCCGGTTTCGTCGCGGAAAGGATCGCCCGATGA